A segment of the Colletotrichum destructivum chromosome 3, complete sequence genome:
TCGTAATATCCTGCTTTTGCAAAGAAGAATGCCAGGTTCGACGTTTGCCCCAGTGTGGTTTCAACTACAGGATGTGGAAAACGCAGAAGAGATTTCTCAGCAGCCCGTGTGGAGTGTATTGTGTGTGTATTGGACGCTGAAATATACCGACCACGAGCTAGGCGAGAGcggggggtgtgtgtgctgTGTAGGTGTACCTGTGTgtctaggtaggtactttacctacctacctacctaccttccTTTTCCCTGGTACCCTTGGGCGCTGTGCATCATCGTCTGCAAGCCACCGTAATGTTTCCTCCCCCCATCAGCGTCTTGCCGCACCTCCAACCCAGTGCGCGAACAACACCCACAACGCCAATATCAACCGTGGATCAAGGGTACTCTATCGTGCTCGTTGCCGCGGCGGCTGGTCTGTGtccctcgccgtctccccCTTTCTTATCATCTCATGAACACACACTCCGGCACATCCTCAAGGGTTTGCAGCATCGTGGCTACTTGCCTGTGGTTCGTTCTTCttcgctctcgctctccgtctctccgtctctccgTCCCTCCGTCTCTCCTTCTACAGTGTAGTATAATAGTGCCTGCAGCAGTAAAATCATAAGCAGAGAAAAATTAGACAATGGACCGGCATAGGGAGAAGACACAAGCCGAAGCGCTTATGCAGAGTTGAAGTACAAGACACGACAGACACAGAGAACACTTCTCGTCTCATTCTTTATTCGTCCTAGCAGTCCGGACTGGTGCCCCGTTAGGTCACATATTGGGGTGAGGCGCTAAcctccgtcgtcctcttGTTCTCGTTCCCTCCAACAACAAACCCCCGGTCATCCCGGCCTCCTCTcattcgcctcctcgccgatTGGCGGTTGTCGCCCTCCCCCCTGTCGTTGTTCGTGCTGCGTCTTCACCCCACGCCCTCCTTCTCTAGCCTCGATTCGAGATACGGCGGCGGAATACCCTAACTCGAGCACAATACGGATACAGACACATTCATTACCTATTGCCTTGAACCACCTTTCCCAACTTACCTGATCCTCGGCCGCGGGGCCTTCACTGTCTCTTTGGTCCCGCTGTGTGTCTTGGGAACAAGGGACGTGACGCACACTTCTCTCTGCTGCAGGCGTCCTTTACCTTTACCCAGCACAACCGACCCCGTCCTACCCCACGAGTCCATCCATCTTGTCTAACCCATGACAGCCCATTCGGCGAAGACAAAGTAGCACCGGGCCTGTTTCACTCCCTTCCACCATCTGTTATAACTGCTTGAAAAGCACATACTCCGTGGGCACCCAACCTACGTCCCTCTGCTCTCCCGTTTCGACGCTTTTGCCGGCGCACGAGGGCGAAGAATACCCACATTGTCTCGTTGCGCTACCGCGATACCATACCTACTTTATCCACCTACCATCCATATCACTCTCCTCGGGCACTTGTGGCCCGGCGGCTACGCCGCTTCGCTTCCAGCGCCAACCGTCAGTCGAAAGGCTTGGCTCTCGTCTGCATCGTTTCTTTCGCCTTCACGATACCTTCCAACAACAGTACTTGACTGAGACTCGGAACCGAGTGGCCACTCTCCAACTGTGGGGACAAGGTactcactcgctcgctcATCTTCCGCTGCGCCGCAGAATCACAGACGCTGGACGATGCAGCACGTTGGCGGCGAGAGACTGATGGATTAAAGAGCCGCCTCGCATCCCCAATCTCACTCGCAGCACACTAGCATCTACTAGGATGGACTCCGCCGACGTGGTACTTGAGGACGGCAAGTCCCCGACCAAGAGCTCTGACAACAATGAGGACAACGGAAACGACGACCCGAACCGCAAGAAGGCGAATGTGAGGAAGAGGACCAAGACGGGCTGTCTCAGTATGTACTCGTAGAACCTGCCCTCCTTAACCGAGCCCACCCCTTTTCTTTGCCTTGTATATGGTGGGATTCTGACCTGCTCGAAAGCTTGCCGGAAGCGCCGCATCAAATGCGACGAGGGACGCCCCATTTGCAGCAACTGCATCAAGTCCAAGAGACACTGCGAGGGTTACAACCAGCGCGTCATCTTCAAAGACCCCATCGCATCATTCAACCTCAATGGTGTCTACGGTCCCGTCGTTTATCCTCCCGAGTCATCAAGCTCGCCATTTCAGAGTATTCCTAACCCCCCACCAAAGTCGTCTAATGGTCCTCCTTTGGCCCCAATAGCCCCCAAGCCACCGCAGCATCCGGACTTTCAAGGTCAGCCGATGCTTCACTATGGCCACGGTTTCCCGGGTCAGTTTCAAGGTCAAAtaccgccggcggccttcgACTTCAACCAGTTTCCGCACGGAGAGCATCACATGCACTCGAGCTCGTCTGTCATTTCGCCGGCCAGTCAATTTCGGGGGCAGTTTGGTGACAATCGGAGTAACCTTGCCAGTCCGATTACGGATAACGGCCCATTTGTCCATAAACCGGCAGGGCCATGGAGAGGACAGCCGACCGCAGGCCTTACGCGAGCGGAGGTCTTCTCCGATCacaacgccgccgctcgGACGGATCAAGCAACCGAGGACGCGGAGATAGAATATCTgtactcggacgacgacgcatCCATGcccgactcggacgacgctTTCGACGATGCGATGGGCGAGGAGAGCGCCTATGGTCAGTTAGTCCAGAGCCGCAACGACGGGCCCTGGGACGGGTTTGGAACCAAGATGAGATCCTTCtccgccttcgccgaggaAACTATCCTCACGTCGTACATCCCCACGCCCAACAACTCGCCACTGAACGACGAGCGAACAGCAGCCTTGTTCTGGCACTTTATTAACGTTACGGGGCCAAGCATGTCTCTGTACGAGAGGCATCCGTTCGATCACTCGAAGCTGACAAACAACTTCTCGGTGCCCAAGGCCGGGCATAACATCTGGACCTGTGAGACTACTCGTTCTGGCGCTTCTGCACTCTGGCTGACCTTGATAGACACTTTCCCCATCATCTCCTTTAACCACCCGGCGCTCCTTCAGGCGATGCTCGCTCTGGGTGCGTTGCAAATAGCCAAGCTTCAGAAGATCCCCCCGACAGCGGCCATGAAGTACTATCACCTCGCCATCCGCAGAATCGCAAGGAATTTGCGGAGTCCCAAGAGGAGAACGCAACCTGCTACTCTAGCAGCCTCCCTCTTGCTAGGATACTTTGAAGTCTGGAACTCGGACCACACCAAGTGGTGCAACCATCTGTTTGGGTCCAGGCTCCTGATCAGGGAGATCCCCTTCAGGCAGATGACCAAGAACATACTGCCGCTGAAGAGGGCCAGGCGGGCGCTGTTCCAAGAGAGCCAGAACCAACCGATGGACCCCTTTTTCATGGGTCACGACAACACGCACATGATGAGCCACGACCtagacgacctcgacctcggccttctcAGCAAGCTCACGAATCAGCAGGTTTCGTACGAGGACGATGAGCCGGCGACTGGTAACTTGTATACGGATCGGGATATCGAACACTACGAACATCTTCGGGACTTGTATTGGTGGTACTGTAAGATGGACGTCTACCAGAGCATACTGGGTGGAGGAAAGCCATTGTGAGTATCGTCATCCAAGAGGCGAGAACACACCGGTCTAACAACTCGTAGTATGGACTACCAGCACTGGACCCAGTGTCCACCACGAGCGCCGATGGGCCGGCTCGAGGCCATGTGAGTCAATTCAGAGCCCCACCCCCGGCATGGCCAAGGACACGCAAGACTGATATGGGCAGATATGGGACGTACGACCACctgatgctgctgctcggGCGTTTGTGCAGCTTCGCGGCCAAGGATCTACCCAGAAAACGGAAATCGTTCAAGGGTTTCGGACCTCCTCCAGGCGGTGGGCGACCCGGAGGGCCACCGGGAGGGGGGCCGCCAAATGTTGGTGGGCCACCGGGCAGAGGCCAGGGGTGGCCCCCACCGGGGATGGCAGGTGGAAtgcccggcggcgggcctCCCGGAGGACCCCCGATGGGCATGCCACCCCCGGGTATGATGagagggccgccgccgggtgCGATGCCCGGAGGCAACGGCGGGTCGCCTCCCATGTTCCCCGGCATGCTTCCGAACCTTGGAAAGGTGACACTACCAATGGGCTTCTCCCCGCCGCGGGACGACTccccaccaccgccgggCGAGGAAGTGCGGGAAGACCTCGACTCCGACATGGCAGCAGACGCCGCAATGCGCGAGTGGGAGTCCCTGCGCGAGGCGTTTGAGATACTCCGATCACGGTTCGGTCCGGAGTTCCAGCCCCTGGGCGCCGAATACGCCGATCGCAGAGACTCGCCGTTCGGCTCGACGCTGCAGTACCGCACCTTTTCCGTAGCGGGCATCTGGATGAACTACTACATGGGCCTGATTCACCTGTACCGCGCGCACCCCAAGATGCCGCCCGCCGCTATGATCGCCGCGGGCATCCAGGCGCAACACACGGTCAAGTTTGCCATCGAGATTGGGCGGATCGCGGCTGGGTTGACGGACGACTGTgccaacgtcgtcgagatcagtactctcgtcggcgccgcgctgATTGAGAGTTCCTTCTGTCTCTTTGTTGGCGGGATCCAGGTAAGGCTTCACCGGCCCTCTCCCCACTTGGTCTTTGGCAGTGGTTGGTGCCTTTCCGCCTTATCTTTTTCCACTAACAGGCCACACAGTACCAAGACAACGCCCAACGGCAATGGATCGTCAGGTGGATGCACGACATTGCCCGGCTCACCGGGTGGCAGTCGGCAAGGCAGATCGCCGAGGGCTGTGAGTCCGggtggaagaaggcggccgccATGGGCCGGGGCCCGCCGTACACGCGCGACCCAAGCCTGCAGACCGTGGTGCCGCAGTCCGTGTGGACGAACCCGCGCAGGATCGGGGCCAggctcgagcagctcgacagCGACGATACGATGCTTGTCGTGGCCAAGTCCGAGAGGGCATTTTACGCTCTCGGGCTGCTCAGCGTCGAGCAGGAGCTGGAGAGGCTGGTCATCAAGGACGAGGGGTGAAcgccttccttcccccctttcgTGGCGAGTTCGTACTTGCGTGTGGAGATCGGGGATTTGTACGTCATCGCAAGAGGCGTTTTCGGAATtacacaaacaaacaaaagTCGGATCAAAAGACGGCGTTGTCGTTGAGACAGGCCACGCCAGCGACAAGAGCGAGAGAAAACATGCTCTACAGAAGCCATCACGTTGAGTACATTAATGATACACCTTGTGGAAATACTCTAGATCTCAGGCTCCAAGTTTCGTGAACCGGTAGGATTTCGCCTGAGCAGAAAAAGTTGTGATGTCTTCGTTTGCTCTCCTTCCGGAGCTTCCTCTAACCCTCCAAACGGTCGTTTCACAGGGCCCGTGACCTAGAATTCGCACTCAATTCTGTTCTTCAACCAGCGAATGCCTCTAGTTCGCAGGGAGCCTCTCCACCACGGCGGCCATCTCTTCGTCTGTGTATATTCTGAAACCTTTCTCCTTCGTCACGCTCGCGAGTTGGACGTTTTTCGAGTCAAGCTTCTCCTCCATGACCTGCTTCAGCGTCTTAAGCACCAGCGTCTCAGCGTCTGTGATCGTCAAAGACTGCGAATGGGTTAGCTCCCCGACGTCCACACGATTCCGGAACACGGAAATTGAAGATGAAAAAACCACAG
Coding sequences within it:
- a CDS encoding Putative zn(2)Cys(6) fungal-type DNA-binding domain, fungal transcription factor, with the protein product MDSADVVLEDGKSPTKSSDNNEDNGNDDPNRKKANVRKRTKTGCLTCRKRRIKCDEGRPICSNCIKSKRHCEGYNQRVIFKDPIASFNLNGVYGPVVYPPESSSSPFQSIPNPPPKSSNGPPLAPIAPKPPQHPDFQGQPMLHYGHGFPGQFQGQIPPAAFDFNQFPHGEHHMHSSSSVISPASQFRGQFGDNRSNLASPITDNGPFVHKPAGPWRGQPTAGLTRAEVFSDHNAAARTDQATEDAEIEYLYSDDDASMPDSDDAFDDAMGEESAYGQLVQSRNDGPWDGFGTKMRSFSAFAEETILTSYIPTPNNSPLNDERTAALFWHFINVTGPSMSLYERHPFDHSKLTNNFSVPKAGHNIWTYTFPIISFNHPALLQAMLALGALQIAKLQKIPPTAAMKYYHLAIRRIARNLRSPKRRTQPATLAASLLLGYFEVWNSDHTKWCNHLFGSRLLIREIPFRQMTKNILPLKRARRALFQESQNQPMDPFFMGHDNTHMMSHDLDDLDLGLLSKLTNQQVSYEDDEPATGNLYTDRDIEHYEHLRDLYWWYCKMDVYQSILGGGKPFMDYQHWTQCPPRAPMGRLEAIYGTYDHLMLLLGRLCSFAAKDLPRKRKSFKGFGPPPGGGRPGGPPGGGPPNVGGPPGRGQGWPPPGMAGGMPGGGPPGGPPMGMPPPGMMRGPPPGAMPGGNGGSPPMFPGMLPNLGKVTLPMGFSPPRDDSPPPPGEEVREDLDSDMAADAAMREWESLREAFEILRSRFGPEFQPLGAEYADRRDSPFGSTLQYRTFSVAGIWMNYYMGLIHLYRAHPKMPPAAMIAAGIQAQHTVKFAIEIGRIAAGLTDDCANVVEISTLVGAALIESSFCLFVGGIQYQDNAQRQWIVRWMHDIARLTGWQSARQIAEGCESGWKKAAAMGRGPPYTRDPSLQTVVPQSVWTNPRRIGARLEQLDSDDTMLVVAKSERAFYALGLLSVEQELERLVIKDEG